From a region of the Leucoraja erinacea ecotype New England chromosome 6, Leri_hhj_1, whole genome shotgun sequence genome:
- the si:ch211-140b10.6 gene encoding protein POLR1D-like, producing the protein MEKDGELERKAVEELLTEAKRGKARAETMGPMGWMKCPLPGANKRFLINTIKNTIPSRKPTYEQRQREEVKDSNLNENERRKKEKTHKNSFQPYKHGSKSRVKSNRSPSPRESDSKRNTKKYKSTNDY; encoded by the exons GAAAGCTGTGGAAGAACTTCTTACAGAAGCAAAACGTGGAAAAGCCAGGGCTGAAACAATGGGACCCATGGGCTG GATGAAGTGTCCTCTTCCAGGAGCTAACAAACGGTTTCTCATCAATACTATTAAGAATACAATACCATCTCGAAAGCCAACATATGAGCAGAGACAAAGGGAAGAGGTTAAGGATTCCAATCTAAATGAGAATGAacgaagaaaaaaagaaaagactcaCAAAAACAGTTTTCAACCCTATAAACATGGATCAAAATCTCGAGTGAAATCTAACAGGTCTCCATCTCCGAGGGAAAGTGACTCAAAAAGAAACACTAAAAAATACAAGAGTACAAATGATtattga